Proteins encoded by one window of Nicotiana tabacum cultivar K326 chromosome 10, ASM71507v2, whole genome shotgun sequence:
- the LOC107772725 gene encoding putative serine/threonine-protein kinase PBL11 yields MGICLSNQIKAETTIFTGTGIGSRNVSGDGTETSNSYSKRSSGSVPPTPRSEGEILQSSNLRSFTFNELRAATRNFRPDSVVGEGGFGSVFKGWVDEQTLVASKPGAGIVIAVKKLNQEGLQGHREWLAEINYLGQLRHPNLVKLVGYCLEDDHRLLVYEFMPKGSMENHLFRRGSYFQPLSWSLRMKIALGAARGLAFLHNAETSVIYRDFKTSNILLDSNYNAKLSDFGLARDGPTGDKSHVSTRVMGTYGYAAPEYLSTGHLTAKSDVYSFGVVLLEILSGKKAIDKNRPTGEQSLVGWSRPYLTSKRRVFRVLDSRLEGQYSLTRALKVANLALQCLAMDPKSRPTMDEVVTALEQLQESKDTAKTDTNKDQQLNRLSSQSSSELNRSCRSSSEETPRAASYPRPSASLRSI; encoded by the exons ATGGGGATTTGTCTGAGCAACCAAATCAAAGCTGAGACTACAATTTTTACTGGTACAG GGATTGGTTCGAGAAATGTCAGTGGAGATGGTACTGAGACTAGTAATTCATATAGCAAAAGGTCATCAGGTTCCGTACCCCCCACTCCCCGTAGTGAGGGTGAGATCTTGCAATCATCCAACTTGAGGAGCTTTACTTTCAATGAACTTCGAGCAGCCACTAGAAACTTCCGTCCTGACAGTGTAGTAGGAGAAGGAGGTTTTGGTTCTGTTTTCAAGGGGTGGGTTGATGAGCAAACTCTTGTAGCATCAAAGCCTGGCGCCGGTATCGTTATAGCTGTGAAGAAGTTAAATCAAGAAGGTTTGCAGGGGCACCGGGAATGGCTG GCTGAGATAAATTATCTTGGTCAACTACGTCATCCGAATCTTGTAAAATTGGTTGGTTATTGCTTAGAGGATGATCACAGGCTTCTAGTCTATGAGTTCATGCCTAAGGGTAGCATGGAGAATCATCTATTTAGGA GAGGTTCATACTTTCAGCCACTTTCTTGGAGCCTCCGTATGAAAATAGCCCTTGGTGCCGCGAGGGGCCTTGCATTTCTTCACAATGCGGAAACAAGTGTTATATACAGGGACTTCAAGACCTCTAATATCCTGCTTGACTCA AACTACAATGCCAAGCTTTCTGATTTTGGATTGGCTAGGGATGGTCCAACTGGCGACAAAAGCCATGTCTCTACGAGGGTAATGGGAACATATGGATATGCTGCTCCAGAGTATCTATCCACAG GACATCTTACTGCCAAGAGTGATGTATACAGCTTCGGAGTCGTTCTCTTGGAAATTCTATCAGGTAAGAAAGCAATAGACAAGAATAGACCAACAGGGGAACAGAGTCTTGTTGGGTGGTCAAGACCTTATTTGACCAGCAAACGTAGAGTTTTCCGTGTTCTAGATTCCCGGCTTGAAGGACAATATTCGCTCACTCGTGCCCTTAAGGTAGCAAACCTTGCTCTTCAATGCCTAGCCATGGACCCCAAGTCAAGACCAACAATGGACGAGGTGGTAACAGCTCTAGAGCAGCTTCAGGAATCCAAAGATACAGCGAAAACTGATACTAACAAGGATCAGCAGTTAAATCGGCTTAGCAGTCAATCAAGTAGTGAACTCAACAGGTCATGCAGAAGCAGTTCAGAAGAGACTCCCCGTGCAGCAAGTTATCCTAGACCTTCAGCTTCGCTTCGTTCTATCTAA